In the genome of Neovison vison isolate M4711 chromosome 3, ASM_NN_V1, whole genome shotgun sequence, one region contains:
- the GTF2H3 gene encoding general transcription factor IIH subunit 3 — MVSDEDELNLLVIVVDTNPIWWGKQALKESQFTLSKCIDAVMVLGNSHLFMNRSNKLAVIASHIQESRFLYPGKNGRLGDFFGDPGNTSSEFSPSGSKDGKYELFTAANEVIAEEIKDLMTKSDIKGQHTETLLAGSLAKALCYIHRMNKEVKDNQEMKSRILVIKAAEDSALQYMNFMNVIFAAQKQNILIDACVLDSDSGLLQQACDITGGLYLKVPQMPSLLQYLLWVFLPDQDQRSQLILPPPVHVDYRAACFCHRNLIEIGYVCSVCLSIFCNFSPICTTCETAFKISLPPVLKAKKKKLKVSV; from the exons AAGATGAATTGAATCTTCTAGTTATCGTAGTTGATACCAACCCAATTTGGTGGGGAAAGCAAGCATTAAAGGAATCTCAG TTTACCTTATCAAAATGCATAGACGCTGTGATGGTGCTGGGAAATTCTCATTTATTCATGAATCGTTCCAACAAACTTGCTGTGATAGCGAGTCACATTCAAGAAAG TCGATTCTTGTATCCTGGAAAGAATGGCAGACTTGGAGACTTTTTTGGAGACCCTGGCAACACTTCTTCTGAGTTCAGCCCGTCAGGGAGTAAGGACGGGAAGTATGAGTTGTTCACAGCAGCGAATGAAGTTATTGCCGAAGAGATTAAGGATCTCATGACCAAGA GTGACATAAAGGGTCAACATACAGAAACTCTGCTGGCAGGATCCCTCGCCAAAGCTCTTTGCT ACATTCATAGAATGAACAAGGAGGTGAAAG ATAACCAGGAAATGAAATCAAGGATTttg GTGATTAAGGCTGCAGAAGACAGCGCGCTGCAGTATATGAACTTCATGAATGTCATCTTCGCAGCACAGAAGCAG aatattttgatcGATGCCTGTGTTTTAGACTCGGATTCAGGACTCCTCCAACAG GCTTGTGACATCACGGGGGGACTGTACCTGAAGGTGCCTCAGATGCCTTCCCTTCTGCAGTACCTGCTG TGGGTTTTTCTCCCTGATCAAGATCAAAGATCTCAGTtaatcctccctcccccagtccaTGTGGACTACCGGGCAGCTTGCTTCTGTCATCGAAATCTCATTGAAATTGGCTATGTCTGTTCTGTGTGCTTGTCAA TATTCTGCAATTTCAGTCCTATCTGCACGACCTGCGA GACAGCCTTTAAGatttctctgcctcctgtgctgaaggccaagaaaaagaaactgaaagtgTCCGTGTGA